The following is a genomic window from Pyricularia oryzae 70-15 chromosome 5, whole genome shotgun sequence.
GGCCTTGAGGTTCGAGAGGGTTTGGCCGGGCTGCGGTGCAGAGCCCGTCGGGTAGGTAAGGAGCACAATCGTAGCATTTTTTGACGTCTGTTTGGAGAAGGTGTTGTCGAATACCATTCCATACATCCCGCTTTGCCCAGCTGCGACATCGTAAGTGCCTGTCGTGACCTTATCCGCTGGACACTTGCCGTGCCACTTGATCATCTTGAAGCCCTTTTTGGACAGCTGCTCTTCAGCGGTGCTCGCATCCCGTTTGAAGAGACCACCAGATCCGCTGGCGGCGCCCTTGGGGTCGTTGGAGCCATCGTTGACAGAGGTATCGATCGTCAATGTCGAGTCGTCGGTTTGGCCTGCGGTCGTGGCTAGGTTCGTACCGGCGCTGCCAGGATGCTTAACAATGCCGAAGTTTCTGTAGCGTCGTTAGCAGACGGGCCAGTGGGCTCCCGCGTGGGGAATAAGCTTGCTGGGTTGGGGTAAGACATGCGTCCTTGTAGACGGAGGAAAGACGCAGAGCAAGAGACTGACATTGACTTCTTGTGCGGTTGCACGCTCCACGACACCGTGTAGCCATCCTCGACCTTGACCCAACGGACGATGTACGACTGTTACGAACAAACAAGCACCAGAATGGAGCGCATGTCAGCTATCCAGATTCTTCGTTCAGCGCGCGCGCAGTCTGTCCTCTTCGGAGATTTTAACCCCCCGAGCGAAGCAACCCAACGCTGCATATACCCCTCTattggagagaaaaaaaaacaaaactccGTTCCTAGGTTGCACCTACCTTGCTATGTATTTCAAGCTGCTCGATGCCAGCCATCTTGTGTGCACCTGATTGGAGAGTTACCTATGGCGGCAGTGTGCTCTCTGGCGTTGGAATGGAAAGCTGCCCCGATGGGCACGCGTATCGTACAGTTCGCTGATGAGATGGGTTTAACCGTTCAAGAGGTAAGGGGGCCTGGGCTTTCAGGAAAAGGCAAGTATGACGTGGTGCTTCGCAAATGGGGATTCGAGCTCGTTCAGTATCGTTTTTGGCTCGTTTAAACGCGCACGGCCGTAGCTCGGGTGGAGTGGTGAATTGCTTGGCTTGCTTCAGTGACAAACGTAATCCTTGCAATAGAGGTACGTAACGTCGGACGCAAGCAACAATACAGCAAAGTGAACTTGTTGCCAGCCTAGAAAGGGTGAATTGGCAATTGACTTTGGGAAGAAACACCAGAGTGAATAAATGATTGAATAACGTGAACATacaactacctaggtatctaaGGTAGTTTCCCTCATTGTAAGTCACGCTGGTCTCGCTCCTGTCGGAGGTTCAGAATAAGCCGTAAGCGGGAACGGAGAGTTGGACCACGTTTCAATACCAGCAAATTCCTCCCATGTCCCCCCATTTGCACGTAACGCGGCTGGTGCTAATTATAAAAAAATCGTCTTATCCATCCGTCCAAGCCGCCCCCGTCCTTTCCAGGAAGCCAAATAATGGACCTTGTTGACGTAGTAGCACAAGGCATATGAAAGTTTTGCTCAGCTACAATAACTTGCCTTTCCTACCTAGGCAAGGTCTAGATCGGAACTTACGGCTATGCGCCAGAGGAATACGAATTTACCTCGGGCTGAATAGGCGGCCAAGCCCACACGATCTCGATTCCCATTTTGGAAATTGTTTGTGCCAGTACATTTTAACCCAGACGGTCCGTCGGAATACTTGGAAAATTCAAGCCATGTtgttattgtttttttttctacatCTGCATATTGTACCTTGGGGACCTTGCCAAGGTGCACAGCCCTATGGCCCTAAGGCAAGTAAGATGATCCACCAAGCAGCTGATCACCCTTTCACTGCAACCCAACTTCAGCCTATTGGGTTACAGTAATTATTAGGCAGCGAATTAGCTGAGGTTCGCTAATGGAAACACAGTCCTCCTTACCCAAAGAAGAAACCCCTAATTGTCATCTAGCTATCTACCTCCCACCCCTATGATGCCCTCCCGACTGCATCTTCAAAATCTCACTCTGGAACCGCAGTTTGAATCCGTTGCAAAGCGCCCTCACGTCGGGATACTGACTACCCATCATCTCGTAAGCTCCAGGGATCACACGCACGCTCCAAGAACCAATCTTTGATGACCGGCTTGCCTTGAAGCAGAGCACGAAATAACCGGGGTGTTTTGTGTCCAGGCAGAACGCATAGGTTGACCGAGTCGGGTTCGCATCCATATATGTCGTGAGCCATCGTTCTATGTTTTGCAGATGACGAATTAGTAAATCCAGTCTCCACCATGAGAATTACTGAAATTGCTGCAAAGACGCAGTGAGTGTGCTTACCAAGATCACTCCTTGACCCTTTCTGAAACTTGTCACTCTGCATCAGCTCGTCTACCTTCCTGGCCATCGCCTTGACATGCTCGACGATCAGTTCGTCCAGATCGGAATAGGTGTACTTGTTGGCCACCTTGAGGGTGCGACCCAAGGCAAATTCGTTCTCTTTGTCGAGCTCCAGAACATCAATGTGCTGAATCACACCGTCTGCCACCTTCCAAGTAATGGCAAGGTGGTCGCTGCCCTTGGACGATGACCTGATAACCAGTTCGCCTGGTGGTTGGGACCCAAGATATTGCTCCGCCTCTGTCGAGTTGAAGGACTTGAACATCGGGTGCTTGATGACACGCTGCGCCCGACCCGTGACTACATCCTTCTCCGTCAGGTCTGCTGCGTCCTTCTCCTCCTGCCGGAAATCCCAGTTGTCGCGGTCGTGATCATGCATCTTCCGGTAGGGGTACCGCAGTGCATCCTCCCGTACAGACATCTTGCACATGAAGTCTTTCCTGTTCAGCTCCAAAACCTTGGCGCGCGTTGTCTGCCCCGTCTGGAGAATCTCTCGTGGTGTGTGCCTGGAGGAAACCTCATGCGCCTCGATGCGACCCTCAATTCCACAGTCAAGCTTCACAATAGCAAAGTCCTCCTTGACCACCCGGACGTTCACTGGCACGATCATCTGTTCACACAGCGAGTCTTTGGTCTCTCCGGTAAACATGGTGAATATCTGGTCCGCCGTGAGCTGCACAAAGCTGTGCCGCAGCTCTTCGTAGGGCGACTGAAACTCGCCACGAATAGCATATAAAGTCGCCTTTTTGAGTAATCCCTGCCTCTCAAGCTGTTCGGCGTAGTCCTCCATGCTCAAGTCATATAATGTCTCTTGACGGTTCTCCTTAAAGAGCCTGCGGACCACGGCAGGTGGGCCACCTTcgtcgacttcggcctttaTATCCTCCTCGTCCATGTCAAGAGCATCGGCCGCCATTTTCCTCGCCAACTCATAGTCCATTGGGTGGATACGAGTCGCGTCCAGCGGATCAGCCTCGGGCGTAGCATGCTCGTAAGATATGATGAAGAAAGAAGCGCAGTTGTTCCACACACGAGGACCGACGACTTGGAGTTTTCCACTGTCGGGGTCACCGACAAGTTCGTCACGAGTATTGACGACTCCGCCGTTTGCGTTGATGGCTTTAAGAACTGCTGTGGCCTTTCGGGGACCGAGACCAGCGACGTAGGGCAGCAGGGCGGCCTCTCTGGGGTCGCTGATTGCGTCATTGATGTCGACACCGCACAGGTTCACGATATCAACCAGGACCGTTTCCATCGTCCTCAATAACTTGGCCGGTGGAAGGAGGTTTTGGCAGGGGTGGATGGCCAAAGAAGTGTTGTCTTTGCCGAGCAAGCAGTACTCTTTGAGAGGGTTCTGCATATACCGGGCCAACCCAACACAGTAGCGAGTCACCGGGTTCAGGTTCGGGTAGTCAGATACTCCACGGGCGCTGTCTTTGTAAAGTCTTGCAGTCTCATCGTTGACGACGACAACTTCCAGCAACTCTGTGCGTACTTCATCTGTATCGGGGTCGTCGAATTCATTACCCATCAGGCCCTTCTCGCTGATAAGAGTCTCGAGATCCTTCACGAGGCGTTGTGTGTCCGCGGACCACCCACTGACACCTATGACATCCGGCCTTGCGCGCTCGACCACATCCTCGAAGGCGGTGCGTGCAGCCTCGTCGCGTCCAAGACTTCCAAACTTTCCTTGCTCGACGAGCTTTCCGTCATCAACCAAAGCCCAGCAAAGCAAATCCCGGTTTGGATCAGCCATCCCGTTGGAAATCACAAGGCAACGAGGCGTCATCCCCAGCATAAAACCCTTGGGCCTAAAAGGCGCCTGGTCTACACGCTTTGAGAACTCTTCGCGGCAGATTTTGAGAAGTTCGTCTTGGCATGCTGTGCGAAGCGACTCCTTCACTCCCTTGGTGATAATCTTCTCGAGCTTCGGGAATGCCAGGTCAAGTGCCTTCTTTCGCTCTTCGTTCCATGCATCTGCTCTCTCGCTGAAGTTTTCCGACTGGAATTCGCTCAAAAGGTTCTTTCGGAATTCCCTTTCATTCTGCAGAGTAAGCTTGACTTCAACAAGCCCCTCCTCCTCAGCTTTCATCATCTTGAGGAATATTTCGGGCCGTCTCGCCAAATCACCAATGGTTTGGTTGATGAGGTATTTGATCTCATAAAATGGGTGAGACTCGTCAATTTTGCGCAGACCCTTTTCCGTTCGCCTGCAGTCGACAATACCCATGTTGTAATAGGCGACCTTGAAGTGACGACGCATCCGTGGATTCAAGAACAACTCCTCGGCGAACATGGATCGTGCTGCCTTGATAACATGATCGGCTGTATCAAAGTAAGAGTCGGTGAGACTGTCGGCCAGGTCAAGTGGCATTTTGCTGTTATCTTCTGCCGACGTCTTCTTGCCTTCTCTGAGAGCGTTTTGGGCGAGTTTATCGGGGGTGATGCCGTATGCCTTGACGAAGTTATAAACGGTACTGTTCCGGACGCGCTCGAAGACGCCGGTTGACTTGGCGACCCTCTTGACTCCCTTGATGGCTCCGGCAGCAGCAAGATCCTTCATCTGGCTCGAATAATGGAAGTGCATGTAGTCTTGAACATCCTGAAGCTCCTCAATCGTCTCTGCTCGGTAAACCATCTCGTCAAAGACGTCATCCTGTATGCCAGCAGTCTTCAGGTTCTGGTAAGACTTGTCAAGAATGTTGCGCTTTTCCACGAAAGACCGGAACTTGAGATCCAGATCTACAATCCGCCATAGATCCTCTAGCAAAAGCAGTTGAGCAGGCGGTccatcgtcgtcgccggGGTGATCGCCGTCTTCGGGTCGTTTGTAGTGAAGGAGGTTGTCCTTATAATGGTGGAGAACGCAAGGAACTTCCAGACCGTCGGAAACAAAGAACTCGAGGGTTTTCTGGACAGCTCGCCTGAAAGGATTCCTCAGCTCGGGAGCAAGATTCTTTTGCGGAAGCATCAACTTGCTTATCCATCGGCCTTCCTCCTTGAACTGTTCTGGAGTAAGCTGAAGGTCCTTGAAAGGTTTCCTGTCGATTTGGAAGCGCTCGGGCTCGTCAGTGAAGCGGATCTCATTATCTTCATCCGTCAACAACTTCTCTTTCAACTGTGATGGCTCGAAGACGTCCTTGAGCTCGAGAGTTCGCTCTTCCTGCTTGcgatcctcttcctcctcttccaGCTGCAAGGCCCAGTCGTAATCTTCACCATGGCCAAAGATGGCTTCAAAGTCCTCGAGAGCATCTTTGTCCAAGCCACTGGtatcgacaacaacgccACGGTCACGAGGACGAGCAACTTCCATGTCCTCAAGACGCTGGTTGCGTTCCTCCTCGTCTTCCGGGAAATCCTCCTCAATGAAGTCGTCGAACTCGTCTGCCGGCCCACGGTGGCTGGGTCGACTGCCGTAGTTCCTCTCTTCCGCGTCTTCATCATCGGAAAATATTTGTGTAAGGTCTCGGCTTCGATTGTTTCGGTCGTCATCGTCTCTGTGGCCACGCTTGAGTCGTTTGAATTTTTGCTATCACGCGTATCTGTTAGTGGTTGCTGGAACTCGAGGGGACGTTGCTGGTGCTCGGCTAGACTCACTTGGGATTCGGTCTTGCGCTCCCAGTCAGGACGAGCTTCTCCAATAAGGTCTAGATCTTCTTCGTCGAGCTGTGCTTCTTCTTCGCGCTCGGCACGTCGGCGCTTCCGACGGCGCTTGCGCGCAACTtcgtcatcttcatcttcctcatcctcgtcttcGTCGACAATAAAGTTCTCGCGAATCTAATGATATGAACAAAGTCAGTTCGTATGATACAAAGTATCTTGGACATTGGCTAATGCTCAAGGGCAAGTGTACAAACCCTTTGGGCCTCttcctcatcatcatcatcttccTCCTCACTTGAATCATCGaccggcgcgggcttgtcaCGTCGGTTGGAGCCACCACCTCCGTCCGACGCAAAGGACTCGTCATCTTCCTCATCATCAAGCTCGGCTTCGCCGTCAATCAGA
Proteins encoded in this region:
- a CDS encoding transcription elongation factor SPT6; protein product: MSNDLRNLIDGEAELDDEEDDESFASDGGGGSNRRDKPAPVDDSSEEEDDDDEEEAQRIRENFIVDEDEDEEDEDDEVARKRRRKRRRAEREEEAQLDEEDLDLIGEARPDWERKTESQQKFKRLKRGHRDDDDRNNRSRDLTQIFSDDEDAEERNYGSRPSHRGPADEFDDFIEEDFPEDEEERNQRLEDMEVARPRDRGVVVDTSGLDKDALEDFEAIFGHGEDYDWALQLEEEEEDRKQEERTLELKDVFEPSQLKEKLLTDEDNEIRFTDEPERFQIDRKPFKDLQLTPEQFKEEGRWISKLMLPQKNLAPELRNPFRRAVQKTLEFFVSDGLEVPCVLHHYKDNLLHYKRPEDGDHPGDDDGPPAQLLLLEDLWRIVDLDLKFRSFVEKRNILDKSYQNLKTAGIQDDVFDEMVYRAETIEELQDVQDYMHFHYSSQMKDLAAAGAIKGVKRVAKSTGVFERVRNSTVYNFVKAYGITPDKLAQNALREGKKTSAEDNSKMPLDLADSLTDSYFDTADHVIKAARSMFAEELFLNPRMRRHFKVAYYNMGIVDCRRTEKGLRKIDESHPFYEIKYLINQTIGDLARRPEIFLKMMKAEEEGLVEVKLTLQNEREFRKNLLSEFQSENFSERADAWNEERKKALDLAFPKLEKIITKGVKESLRTACQDELLKICREEFSKRVDQAPFRPKGFMLGMTPRCLVISNGMADPNRDLLCWALVDDGKLVEQGKFGSLGRDEAARTAFEDVVERARPDVIGVSGWSADTQRLVKDLETLISEKGLMGNEFDDPDTDEVRTELLEVVVVNDETARLYKDSARGVSDYPNLNPVTRYCVGLARYMQNPLKEYCLLGKDNTSLAIHPCQNLLPPAKLLRTMETVLVDIVNLCGVDINDAISDPREAALLPYVAGLGPRKATAVLKAINANGGVVNTRDELVGDPDSGKLQVVGPRVWNNCASFFIISYEHATPEADPLDATRIHPMDYELARKMAADALDMDEEDIKAEVDEGGPPAVVRRLFKENRQETLYDLSMEDYAEQLERQGLLKKATLYAIRGEFQSPYEELRHSFVQLTADQIFTMFTGETKDSLCEQMIVPVNVRVVKEDFAIVKLDCGIEGRIEAHEVSSRHTPREILQTGQTTRAKVLELNRKDFMCKMSVREDALRYPYRKMHDHDRDNWDFRQEEKDAADLTEKDVVTGRAQRVIKHPMFKSFNSTEAEQYLGSQPPGELVIRSSSKGSDHLAITWKVADGVIQHIDVLELDKENEFALGRTLKVANKYTYSDLDELIVEHVKAMARKVDELMQSDKFQKGSRSDLERWLTTYMDANPTRSTYAFCLDTKHPGYFVLCFKASRSSKIGSWSVRVIPGAYEMMGSQYPDVRALCNGFKLRFQSEILKMQSGGHHRGGR